The region TTTCTACATCTTCGTTGATTTCATCTTCAAAAGAAACAGCACGTTCCTGATTGTACTGGTTAAGAAAATTAGTGATAACTTCATTAGTGTGCTCGGTAATAACAGAATTGATTTCTAATTTCATAATAGATGTTTATGTAAGAATACATTTTTTGTGCGGGTTAAATATATTATTTTTAGCATCCAGAATATATAAAAAAAACAATATATTTAACCAAAAAGCCAAGTATATGAAAATGATAATAAGGTTATTCGTTATATTTTTTTTGATATCAGCTGTACTGATCCCGGCTCAATATAAGAATACAGATGTTGAAGGTGTCTATAACGGAGGAGGTACTTCTTTTATTATCAAAAAAGACAATACCTTTTTAGTTGTTGCAATGGGTACTCTGATAAAAGGAATTTGGGGTATTGATAAAAATATAATAACATTGACACCTAAAAATCCTGACGCACCGTTTTATCTTTATGCAAGGAAAAATCCTGATATAAAAGGCGGAATGCGGTTAATGATTTCCGGAAACGATTCTGCTAATGATATTTATGTAGGCACATTTCCCAACAAAATGAAGCGTCTTTTTAATGAAGATGCAAATTGTTTTGACTATCCTTACGTACATCATTCGAAAGAACTTCCCGAAATTCTGACTTTTATAGATCAGACAAAATCGGACAATCCTTATCAGATGCAGGCGCAGAATATGATGCAGCATTTCCGGACAGCAGATTATAATGATTTTATTGTACAGTACATGAGTCCTGGTCTTTATCATAATCCATTCCGGTTTGAAATAAAAAAAGAAGGGTTAAAATCTTTATCCGATACAGATAGAAAGATGATCAAAAAGCAGAATTTAAAAGAATTCTTTAAAAATGAAAAAGAACTACAGTTTTTAGAAGACTCTTTTGATATGGCTTATAGTACAGATTTTAAACTTGTCAATTATGCTTATAATACTAATGATGATATGTCTGAAAAAATAGATATAGCTCAATACAAATATGATCCTGTACGTAATGTTTATGTCAATCCTTATGCACCAGCCAAAAGTTTAAACTATAAAAGCGATGATTTTCATTATACCGATGTTTTAATGAAATTCGAAAGGGTAAAGTCCGAAAATAAAACAGTTCCGGACTTTAAGCCACTTCCTGGTTCTGTGTTCGTTGCAAAATGTCAATAAAACGCTATTAATATAAAAACTTAGGTACCAGACAAGCGCAAATTTTTCTCCTTTTTGGTTTCATAACTCAATAGGAATATTGTAGAGATTATCAGTAAGCTTCCAATCCAGTCGATATAGGTGAAAGGTACATGTAACCACAGTACTGCGATAATAGTTGCAGAAAGTGGCTCGCCGGAGGCAAGGAGACTGCTTTTTTGGCCGCCAATAAGCTGAACCGCTGTCAGATAAAAATAGAACGGAATCAATGTTCCGAAGATGACAATAAATGCAGTATACAAATATGCCTGAGTATCCCAATGTCCCTCAACTTGCCAGGGAGCTTTTACAAAAGAAAAAGCAAGACCTCCGATCAGCATTCCCCAACCAATAATAACCGCTGAATTGTATTTATTAAGAAGCTTTACAGGTTGTATTGTATAAATAGCAAGGGCAAAAGCTGAGGCTATTCCAAAGAATAAAGCAGTGGAGGATATATTTAATCTTCCCATATCACCATGTGTTACCAGTATAAAAGTACCAAGGACAGCAAAAGCTATGGCCACAAAGTCGATAAATCTGGGGATTTTTTTATTTTTAATAGCCAGATAAATGGCAATAATTACAGGTCCTGCATATTGTAATACAGTAGCAGTAGCAGCATTGGAATGTTTAATAGCTGCAAAATAAGTATACTGAACCATCAGCATGCCTGTAATTCCGAATAATACCAATTTTATTGCATCTTTTTTATCTTTCCATACGGCCCATACATCCGGGTTTTTGCCAAATGCGCCAATTGATAAGAGTATTGCACCGGAAATAAGTATACGAATGGTAATCATCCATTCTACACTGACCCCTCTTTGTTGAAAAAGAAATTGCCCGAAGGTACCGGATATACCCCATAATGATGCCGCGATAAGTGCTAAAAGAAAGCCTTTAGTGTTTGTATTTTTCATTTTGTTGTGAAAGATTAGGAATAAAATTAGTTTGTCATATTTATTGTACGAAATTAGTTCAAAACACATGTGTTTTTTCTTTAATTTTAACCACTTATTTGCAATTTTGTTTCATATTAAACCTGCTCATGGAAGATTTAGATAAATTCGATTTACAGATTCTGGATATTTTACAAAAAGATAACCAAACGTCGCAACGGGATATTGGTGATATAATAGGCCTTTCTGCAGCGGCGGTACAGCGGCGGATTAAACGAATGCGTGAAAATAAGATTATTACGTCAGATATTTCTGTAATCGATCCGGAAAAAGTAGGAGCACAAATTCTTTTGTTTGTAGAAATAGAACTGGATACAGATAAAATTGAGTTTATAGACGAAATCGAGAGAACCTTTAGTAAGGTGCCTCAGATCCAGCAGTGCTATTATGTAACCGGAGAAGTTGATTTCGTATTGGTAATGGTTGTCAATACAATGCAGGAATATGAATTATTGACAAGACAATTATTTTTCAGTAATACCAATATCAAACGTTTTAAAACTTTTGTCAATATGCATACGGTGAAAAACGGTTTACAAATCCCCATTCCTGGGAAATAGAAAATAGAAGCTAGAGATTAGAAGTTAGAAAATATAGAGTAAACAATTCAATGATTTAATAATATATAAAAATAGGTGAATCAATAATTGTTCAGGAAAAGATCAATTGTTTTTTTAGTTTCTGCAATATCGTGTACTCGCAGGATTTTTGCTCCCTTATACAGTAATTTCAGATGTAATTTTTGGGTTTCTTCTACGATTTCCAAAGGTGATTTACCTAAAGATTTGTAAATGAAAGATTTTCTGGAAATACCAATGAGTAAAGGAAGTCTTCCGAATCCAAAATATTCAGCTTCTTCAGTCATTTTATACTGGTCTTCTATTGTTTTTCCAAATCCGAATCCGGGATCCAATATAATATCATGTATTCTTAGTTCAGTAAGCTCCCGAACCTTCTCAGAGAAAAACTGATTGATACTAAGTGTAATATTCTTGTACTGTATTTTATCATGCATCCCCCCAAAGCTTGGATTAATATGCATTAAAATATAAGGTAGGCCCGTTTCAGCAACCGTTTTAAACATTTGGGAATCAAACTGACCACCTGAGATATCATTAATGATATCCATGCCTTCATCAGCTGCATATTTTACCGTTTCAGCATAAAACGTATCAACAGATATAAGCGTTTCCGGAAACTCTTTTTTTAGTAATGATATTATTTTACCCAAGCGTTCCATTTCTTCTTTTGCATCAATCTGCTTTGAATTAGGGTTGGTAGATTGAG is a window of Elizabethkingia anophelis R26 DNA encoding:
- a CDS encoding DMT family transporter: MKNTNTKGFLLALIAASLWGISGTFGQFLFQQRGVSVEWMITIRILISGAILLSIGAFGKNPDVWAVWKDKKDAIKLVLFGITGMLMVQYTYFAAIKHSNAATATVLQYAGPVIIAIYLAIKNKKIPRFIDFVAIAFAVLGTFILVTHGDMGRLNISSTALFFGIASAFALAIYTIQPVKLLNKYNSAVIIGWGMLIGGLAFSFVKAPWQVEGHWDTQAYLYTAFIVIFGTLIPFYFYLTAVQLIGGQKSSLLASGEPLSATIIAVLWLHVPFTYIDWIGSLLIISTIFLLSYETKKEKNLRLSGT
- the folP gene encoding dihydropteroate synthase, which produces MNTYKKQPSLNQNFSINCRGKLISLEKPLIMGILNLTPDSFSDGGRFSHEKTALKHAEKMISEGASIIDIGPQSTNPNSKQIDAKEEMERLGKIISLLKKEFPETLISVDTFYAETVKYAADEGMDIINDISGGQFDSQMFKTVAETGLPYILMHINPSFGGMHDKIQYKNITLSINQFFSEKVRELTELRIHDIILDPGFGFGKTIEDQYKMTEEAEYFGFGRLPLLIGISRKSFIYKSLGKSPLEIVEETQKLHLKLLYKGAKILRVHDIAETKKTIDLFLNNY
- a CDS encoding Lrp/AsnC family transcriptional regulator, with the protein product MEDLDKFDLQILDILQKDNQTSQRDIGDIIGLSAAAVQRRIKRMRENKIITSDISVIDPEKVGAQILLFVEIELDTDKIEFIDEIERTFSKVPQIQQCYYVTGEVDFVLVMVVNTMQEYELLTRQLFFSNTNIKRFKTFVNMHTVKNGLQIPIPGK